One Nostoc punctiforme PCC 73102 DNA window includes the following coding sequences:
- a CDS encoding type I polyketide synthase → MNSFSKRISEMSPVKLAFAAQQLESKLELLKAEPIAIVGLGCRFPGGVDSPEAYWELLRNGVDAITEVPKERWDVDAYYDPDPSKPGKINTRNGGFLAEVDGFDPHFFNISPREAISLDPQQRLLLEVTWEAMENANQTPQNLFNSPTGVFIGISADDYSQRLLDAEGREGIDAYFGTGKAFSAAAGRLSYFLGLTGPSFAVETACSSSLVSVHLACQSLRQRECNLALAGGVNLILSPEASLTFSKARMLADDGHCKTFDAAANGYARGEGCGIIVLKRLSDAITDQDRILAVIRGSAVNQDGPSGGLTVPNGPSQEAVIQRALATAGVEPAQVSYVEAHGTGTFLGDPIEVGALGAVFGKNHSPSNPLNIGSVKTNFGHLEAAAGIAGLIKVVLQLQHQEIAPHLHFQQPNPHINWEALPITVPTQSTPWIVPGDRRIAGVSAFSFSGTNAHVVLEESPTSGTSSVTNPEQPFNLLTLSAKTPEVMQKLASRYHLYFKAHPELSLADVCFSANTGRSHFPYRFSLVANSSSQLCDQLAALAAGETNVTGIWQGQQPATKSKIAFLFAGQGSQQAGMGQELYATQPTFKAALDECAEILRPYLDVPLLELLWGNSSHLLDQTAYTQPALFAVEYALYQLWQSWGIQPDAVLGHSVGEYIAACVAGVFSLADGLKLIASRAKLMQALPSGGAMAAVLVDKSKLVQALAPYAKQVAIAAHNGPRSFTISGAVEPLEAVCKALSANGGKIKRLSVSHAFHSTLMEPMLAEFEAVARQVKYQQPRIPVIANLTGQVAGGQIATPQYWVRHVREAVQFEMSIQTLHQDGYELFVELSAKPTLLSMARQCLPESTGVWLPSLRPGQSDWQSLLSSLGQLYVSGATVEWSSNRPSHKVALPTYPWERQRYWIETPQKQAQLARSQSTASTSIVRLIDQGNTQELLQQLATTSNYSPEQQELLLEMLTQLVKQHHQQVTAESIQDWLYELNWRSQARFGKELYPNYLPTPEQISSDLNPQIAELLPELNSYRQEVLSPLEAISIDYVVKAFQDLGWNFQIGSRFSTESLAQQLGVISQHRRLWQRLVEMLAEVGIVQRLGTQWEVTQVPQKGDPQAQIEHLHHQYPAAQAELTLLGNCGPNLAEILQGKCDPLQLIFPDGDATIATQFYQESPGARVMNILVRQAVSSALQQLPVGRGLRVLEIGAGTGGTTAHLLPLLSQEQTEYVFTDVSPVFLGQAQQKFPDYPCLRYQTLDIEKDPISQGFPAEQYDIIVASNVLHATKDLRVTMQHARQLLAPGGILVLMEVTARQRWLDLIFGLLDGWWRFEDVDLRPDYALLTTVQWQKLLKEVGFSTTTALPSITQNSGVLPEQAVMVAQVAKIPAYSSQNWLILADQQGIGQQLANQLRSQGQECVLVFQGEKYRDLGEQSFVVAPDRLEDFSRLLTSQSAINKVVHLWGLDAPNADVLTVEGIKTATHNGCGSILHLIQAILQAEASQLPRLWLVTEGTQAIANQVLPLPGIAQSPLWGMGKVISLEHPEAWGGMIDLEPGLASEKAASILQAEILESDGEDHIVFRQQQRYVARLVRSQHPENLQNLKFQADGSYLITGGLGFLGLKLAQWMVEQGAKEIILAGRRGLPPRQQWASLSENTEEGRKVKAIQALEAKGAKVTILVVDVCDLVQMSLALKQVHTIHSPLRGIIHAAGVTPGYQALQNLDSKTLEAVLYPKTVGTWVLHCLTQEIKLDFFVCFSSAGSVWGAKGQGDYDAANHFLDTFAHYRRSIGLPALSVNWALIGSGGMVNAEYDRWLSRIGIEEFPAEAGFNALGFLLAANVTQTVVAKVDWGKFKAVYEANKQRRLLLDIEVASENEPEEATVKQPEILEKLKTAQECDRHDLLVAYLQSEVAQVLGLGSAHLPDPQQGFFNMGMDSLITLELRNRLAASLNCTLPSTLAFEFPTINDLVAYLSTEVLGWESSVTETLELPITHEQVNTLFEIEQLGEDEIEASISQRLARLESFLQDAN, encoded by the coding sequence ATGAACAGCTTTTCTAAACGCATCTCCGAGATGTCCCCCGTCAAACTAGCCTTCGCAGCTCAACAATTAGAATCTAAACTAGAATTACTCAAAGCAGAACCAATTGCGATCGTTGGATTAGGTTGTCGCTTTCCTGGCGGTGTAGATAGCCCCGAGGCATATTGGGAACTCCTCCGCAACGGAGTAGACGCTATCACCGAAGTTCCCAAAGAGCGCTGGGATGTTGATGCTTACTACGATCCAGACCCCAGCAAACCAGGTAAAATCAACACTCGTAACGGTGGTTTCTTAGCTGAAGTAGATGGTTTTGACCCCCACTTCTTTAATATCTCACCGCGTGAAGCCATCAGCCTCGACCCCCAACAGCGCTTGCTCCTCGAAGTCACTTGGGAAGCGATGGAAAATGCCAATCAAACTCCGCAAAACTTATTTAACAGTCCCACAGGAGTTTTTATCGGTATTAGTGCTGACGATTACAGTCAACGCCTCCTCGATGCAGAGGGACGCGAAGGTATTGATGCCTACTTTGGCACCGGTAAAGCATTTAGCGCTGCTGCTGGACGCTTGTCTTATTTTCTCGGACTAACCGGGCCAAGTTTTGCCGTAGAAACAGCTTGTTCTTCATCTTTAGTTTCTGTGCATTTAGCTTGCCAAAGCCTACGCCAGCGCGAATGTAATTTAGCATTAGCAGGTGGAGTTAACTTAATCCTCTCCCCAGAAGCTAGTTTAACTTTCTCGAAAGCTCGGATGCTGGCTGACGACGGTCACTGTAAAACCTTTGATGCCGCAGCTAATGGTTATGCACGGGGGGAAGGTTGCGGAATCATCGTCTTGAAGCGTTTATCAGATGCAATCACAGACCAAGACCGGATTTTAGCGGTGATTCGGGGTTCTGCCGTTAACCAAGATGGCCCCAGTGGTGGCTTAACTGTCCCTAACGGCCCATCCCAAGAAGCAGTCATCCAACGCGCCTTGGCAACCGCAGGCGTAGAACCCGCTCAAGTCAGCTATGTCGAAGCCCACGGTACTGGTACATTTTTAGGAGATCCCATTGAAGTTGGAGCTTTAGGTGCTGTCTTTGGTAAGAACCACTCTCCAAGTAATCCTCTAAATATTGGTTCTGTTAAAACAAACTTCGGTCATTTAGAAGCCGCCGCCGGAATTGCAGGTTTGATTAAGGTTGTATTGCAATTGCAACATCAAGAAATTGCTCCTCACTTGCACTTTCAACAGCCCAATCCTCATATCAATTGGGAAGCACTACCGATTACCGTACCTACACAATCTACACCTTGGATTGTACCTGGCGATCGCCGCATTGCCGGAGTGAGTGCTTTTAGTTTTAGTGGGACTAACGCCCACGTCGTTTTAGAAGAATCCCCCACTTCTGGAACATCGTCTGTAACAAACCCTGAGCAACCCTTCAATCTCCTCACCCTTTCAGCCAAAACCCCAGAGGTGATGCAAAAACTTGCCTCCCGCTATCACCTCTACTTCAAAGCTCACCCGGAACTATCCTTGGCCGATGTTTGCTTCAGTGCTAACACCGGACGTTCCCATTTTCCTTACCGCTTCAGCTTGGTAGCTAACTCCTCCAGCCAACTATGCGACCAACTAGCAGCTTTAGCGGCTGGTGAGACTAACGTTACAGGTATTTGGCAAGGTCAACAACCCGCAACTAAATCCAAAATCGCCTTCTTGTTTGCTGGACAAGGTTCTCAACAAGCCGGAATGGGTCAAGAACTCTACGCCACTCAACCCACTTTCAAAGCCGCCCTTGACGAATGCGCGGAAATTTTACGCCCGTATTTAGATGTACCTCTGCTAGAACTGCTGTGGGGTAATTCCTCCCATCTTCTCGACCAAACCGCCTACACCCAACCCGCCCTGTTTGCTGTAGAATACGCCCTTTATCAATTATGGCAATCTTGGGGGATTCAACCGGATGCTGTCTTGGGGCATAGTGTTGGAGAATACATTGCTGCTTGCGTTGCTGGCGTGTTTAGTTTAGCTGATGGGCTGAAGTTGATTGCCAGTCGTGCCAAACTGATGCAGGCTTTGCCAAGTGGCGGGGCGATGGCTGCCGTCTTGGTTGATAAATCGAAACTAGTACAAGCACTGGCTCCTTATGCAAAACAAGTAGCAATCGCTGCCCATAACGGTCCACGCAGCTTTACAATTTCTGGTGCTGTGGAACCATTAGAAGCAGTTTGCAAAGCTTTATCAGCTAATGGAGGTAAAATCAAGCGCTTGAGTGTTTCTCACGCCTTCCACTCAACCTTGATGGAACCGATGCTGGCAGAGTTTGAGGCAGTTGCTCGTCAAGTCAAGTACCAGCAACCTCGCATTCCTGTTATTGCCAACCTCACTGGACAAGTAGCAGGAGGGCAAATTGCTACTCCTCAATACTGGGTACGGCATGTGCGGGAAGCTGTGCAATTTGAGATGAGTATCCAAACATTGCACCAAGATGGGTACGAATTATTTGTCGAACTCAGTGCTAAACCAACTCTGTTGTCTATGGCTCGGCAATGTCTGCCAGAATCTACAGGAGTTTGGCTACCTAGCTTGCGTCCAGGGCAGTCAGATTGGCAAAGTTTGCTGTCAAGTTTAGGGCAGTTGTATGTATCTGGTGCGACAGTGGAGTGGTCTAGCAATCGCCCCAGTCACAAAGTAGCATTACCTACCTACCCTTGGGAACGCCAGCGCTACTGGATAGAAACCCCACAAAAGCAAGCTCAATTAGCGCGATCGCAATCAACAGCTTCTACTTCTATTGTCCGCCTGATTGACCAAGGAAATACTCAGGAGTTATTGCAACAACTTGCAACCACAAGCAACTACTCCCCAGAACAGCAAGAACTATTACTAGAGATGCTAACCCAGTTGGTGAAACAGCATCATCAGCAAGTGACAGCAGAATCTATCCAAGATTGGCTCTACGAGTTAAATTGGCGTTCTCAGGCTCGTTTTGGCAAGGAACTTTATCCCAATTATCTGCCGACTCCTGAACAAATTAGCTCTGACCTAAATCCTCAAATCGCTGAGTTGCTACCCGAACTCAATAGCTACAGACAAGAAGTTCTTTCGCCACTAGAAGCTATTAGTATCGATTACGTTGTTAAGGCGTTTCAGGATTTGGGCTGGAATTTCCAAATAGGTTCGCGTTTCTCTACGGAATCTCTGGCTCAACAGTTAGGTGTTATTTCCCAACACCGCCGACTTTGGCAGCGTTTAGTAGAAATGCTGGCAGAAGTAGGAATTGTACAACGTTTAGGCACTCAATGGGAAGTCACCCAAGTGCCACAAAAGGGCGACCCACAAGCACAAATTGAACATCTTCATCATCAATATCCCGCAGCCCAAGCAGAGTTAACTCTATTGGGTAACTGCGGGCCAAATCTAGCTGAGATTTTACAAGGAAAATGCGACCCACTACAACTGATTTTCCCCGACGGAGATGCAACGATCGCCACTCAGTTCTATCAAGAATCTCCAGGTGCGCGGGTGATGAATATTTTAGTGCGCCAAGCGGTCAGTTCCGCTTTGCAACAGTTACCCGTTGGGCGCGGACTGCGAGTGTTAGAAATCGGTGCCGGAACTGGCGGGACAACGGCACACTTATTACCTCTGTTATCACAAGAACAGACTGAATATGTATTTACCGATGTTTCTCCGGTATTTCTGGGTCAAGCACAGCAAAAGTTTCCAGATTATCCTTGCTTGCGCTACCAAACCCTAGATATTGAAAAAGACCCCATTTCCCAAGGATTTCCAGCCGAACAATACGATATTATCGTAGCGTCTAACGTGTTACATGCCACTAAAGACTTACGTGTTACCATGCAACACGCACGGCAACTGCTTGCGCCTGGTGGAATACTCGTATTAATGGAAGTGACTGCTCGTCAACGCTGGCTGGATCTGATTTTTGGATTGCTGGATGGTTGGTGGCGCTTTGAAGATGTAGACCTCCGCCCAGATTACGCCTTGCTGACAACTGTGCAATGGCAAAAGTTACTCAAAGAAGTTGGTTTTTCCACAACTACAGCGTTACCTTCGATTACGCAAAATAGCGGCGTTCTGCCAGAACAAGCAGTTATGGTTGCCCAAGTAGCCAAAATTCCTGCTTATTCTTCCCAAAATTGGCTGATTTTAGCTGACCAACAAGGTATCGGTCAACAGCTAGCCAATCAGTTACGCTCTCAAGGACAAGAGTGTGTATTAGTTTTCCAAGGGGAAAAATACCGGGATCTAGGAGAGCAAAGTTTTGTTGTTGCACCCGATCGCCTCGAAGATTTCTCAAGGTTACTAACATCTCAATCTGCCATTAATAAAGTTGTGCATCTTTGGGGCTTGGATGCGCCGAATGCCGATGTACTGACTGTGGAAGGCATCAAAACCGCTACTCACAACGGCTGTGGCAGTATTCTTCATCTAATCCAAGCAATACTCCAGGCGGAAGCTTCTCAACTTCCGCGCCTGTGGTTAGTTACTGAAGGGACGCAGGCGATCGCTAATCAAGTGCTTCCACTCCCCGGCATCGCTCAATCTCCACTCTGGGGTATGGGTAAAGTGATTTCACTAGAACATCCGGAAGCTTGGGGCGGAATGATTGATTTAGAACCTGGTTTAGCTAGCGAGAAAGCTGCAAGCATATTACAAGCAGAAATTTTAGAATCTGATGGCGAAGACCATATTGTTTTCCGCCAACAACAGCGTTACGTTGCTCGTTTGGTTCGCAGTCAGCATCCAGAAAACTTGCAAAACTTGAAATTCCAAGCCGATGGAAGTTATTTAATTACTGGTGGTTTGGGTTTCTTAGGGCTGAAACTTGCTCAGTGGATGGTTGAGCAGGGAGCAAAAGAGATAATTTTAGCCGGACGTAGAGGATTACCCCCGCGCCAACAGTGGGCAAGCCTAAGCGAAAATACTGAAGAAGGGCGAAAAGTTAAAGCGATTCAAGCACTAGAGGCAAAGGGTGCTAAAGTCACAATCCTTGTAGTTGATGTCTGCGATTTAGTGCAAATGTCCTTGGCATTGAAACAGGTTCACACTATTCATTCACCTCTGCGAGGAATTATTCATGCTGCTGGGGTGACACCAGGATATCAAGCTTTACAGAACTTAGACAGCAAAACTCTAGAAGCGGTATTGTATCCCAAGACAGTCGGTACTTGGGTACTGCATTGCCTCACCCAAGAAATTAAATTAGACTTCTTCGTGTGCTTCTCCTCCGCTGGTTCTGTATGGGGAGCCAAAGGTCAAGGAGATTACGACGCTGCCAACCACTTCTTAGATACCTTTGCTCATTATCGCCGCTCGATTGGATTGCCGGCTCTCAGCGTCAACTGGGCGCTAATTGGTTCCGGTGGCATGGTTAACGCCGAATACGATCGCTGGTTATCTCGGATTGGTATTGAAGAATTCCCCGCAGAAGCAGGATTTAATGCTTTAGGTTTCTTACTTGCAGCTAAC
- a CDS encoding type I polyketide synthase yields MSNYTSETLSSSERILQALLDARTQLEAVEQKKTEPIAIIGMGCRFPGGVKNPQAYWDLLRDGVDAIAPIPSDRWDVNRCYHPDHDAPGKMYVRNGGFINEVDEFDPEFFGISPREAEGMDPQQRLLLEVAWEALENAGQPPESLKGSSTGVFVGIGSDDYSRLSVNSGDLNRIDAYSSLGSARSIAVGRVAYVLGLQGPTLQLDTSCSSSLLGIHLACQSLRTGECNLALAGGVNLMLSPAMTISFCKLKALAPDGRCKTFDASADGYSRGEGCGVVVLKRLSEAIADGDNIIALIRGSAVNHDGKSNGLTAPNGLAQERLIRQALKEARVEPTQIQYVEAHGTGTSLGDPIEVLALERVLGQGRSAEEALAIGSVKTNFGHLEAAAGVASLMKVVLSLSNRQIPPHLHFQNPNPHIPWGKLPIVVPTALTPWSAKEGQRFAGVSSFGMSGTNVHIILEAAPSEEEQGSRGAGEQGRSCSNLFTVSAKNEVALRQLTQSYQEFLEAQPEISIDDVCYTANVGRSHFDHRLAITTESIAELQQQLAAFNAGNETAGVLTSPVRDTLSKIAFLFAGQGSQQVGMGRELYATQPIFKVAIDQCADILTRLDVPLLEILWGNSSHLLDQTAYTQPAIFAIEYALDQLWQSWGIQPDAVLGHSVGEYIAACVAGVFSLEDGLKLIVARSRFMQALPSGGAMAAVLVDKSKLLEVLNIYKNEVVIAAYNAPGSFTIAGPVAAVESISQTIAAQGGKTQRLSVSHAFHSPLMEPMLGAYATIANTITYHQPRIPLIANRTGQVAGAEIATPEYWVRHVREAVQFEASIQTLHEEKYELFVELSAKPTLLGMARQCLPESTGVWLPSLRPGQSDSHSLLTSLGQLYVSGVTVDWSGWAGNRPSRKIVLPTYPWQRQRYWLKSLSGKPTSKLHPLVDKQLRSPLSKQTFFETRFNTELVPFIADHLVYNEIVVPGASHLSLLLAAAELTFGKPGCLLENIVFPKALAIAKGKERTVQLALTPEESGNLAAQVLSFENPSHPQEQVSWIVHAIAQVSANNTTLKPVSWSEIQKRCNQEIPGADLYQAQWERQIELGASFRWLNTVWLGEREALGCLQAPPAAFDAAEYQLHPGLIDSCFHLILAATGTINGDETFIPLSIKQFRFFQRPSSDVFWCHARLQHGTESQEDKRVGDLYLFDDAGQIIAEVIGFEARKASRAVLLNSLQSEGRDSLYQIHWQLQENVASPVNHEPGNWLIFTDGTENGLELAQQLEQQGHYSILAEVGEIYHQLGSQHYQLDPTEPEHFRQLLQDIPNLDGVIHLWGLAEDTTENLSLQGLDKAQTLGCASVLHLVQALVQSQQQTQPRLWLVTRGTQAIDSNLEPLQLSQTTLWGLGRVIAIEHPELNCTRLDLPLTATEDIQILLAELFSTDTEDQIAYRQGKRYVARLEQVRAQFTKSPIPVTSESTYLITGGLGALGLEVAQWLAQQGAKHLVLVGRRSPSTDAQNAIARLATAGVEVTIITADITNPQEVAQCLQQIRSSHPPLRGIIHAAGVLDDGLLLQQSWERFSRVMAPKVAGAWNLHTLTQDLPLDFFVCFSSIASLIGSVGQSNYAAANAFMDALASYRRGLGLPGLTINWGPWAETGMAANLGSREQARLKDQGIVPINPEQGLQVLGELLTQQIPQVGVMTIDWSLFVKQFSSRTNLKLFEVLAPTSTKVNERSQFLNQLEDSPPNTRQQLLATHVRSQIAQILGWNSPEKVEPRQRLFDLGVDSLMAIELKNRLESSLGCSLRTTLLFDYPTLEALVDYLSREVLALESTTAATVEIAQDDELEALLSELEQMSEFDIQNKLVNLSHA; encoded by the coding sequence ATGTCAAACTACACTTCAGAAACACTCTCTTCATCAGAACGCATACTTCAAGCCCTCCTAGACGCGCGTACTCAACTTGAAGCCGTAGAACAAAAGAAAACTGAACCGATCGCTATTATTGGAATGGGTTGCCGTTTTCCGGGAGGAGTCAAAAATCCGCAAGCTTACTGGGATTTACTGCGTGATGGTGTAGATGCGATCGCCCCAATTCCGAGCGATCGCTGGGACGTTAATCGCTGCTACCATCCTGACCATGATGCCCCTGGTAAAATGTATGTACGTAACGGTGGGTTCATCAATGAAGTAGATGAATTTGACCCGGAGTTTTTTGGGATTTCTCCCAGAGAAGCCGAAGGTATGGACCCCCAGCAACGCTTACTTTTAGAAGTAGCTTGGGAAGCTTTAGAAAATGCTGGTCAACCTCCAGAGTCTCTCAAAGGTAGCAGCACAGGCGTTTTTGTGGGCATTGGCTCAGATGATTACTCGCGTTTGAGCGTCAATTCTGGTGACTTAAATCGCATTGATGCCTATAGTAGCTTGGGAAGTGCCCGGAGTATTGCCGTTGGTCGCGTTGCTTATGTTTTGGGATTGCAAGGGCCGACGCTGCAACTTGATACTTCTTGCTCGTCTTCACTGTTAGGAATCCACTTAGCTTGTCAGAGTTTACGCACTGGGGAATGCAACTTAGCTTTAGCAGGCGGTGTCAATTTGATGCTGTCGCCAGCGATGACGATTAGCTTCTGTAAGCTGAAAGCCTTAGCTCCCGATGGTCGTTGCAAAACCTTCGATGCAAGCGCCGATGGTTATAGTCGGGGGGAAGGGTGCGGCGTTGTGGTGCTGAAGCGGTTGTCTGAAGCGATCGCTGACGGTGATAATATCATTGCCTTGATTCGCGGTTCCGCTGTCAACCACGACGGTAAAAGTAATGGACTCACAGCACCCAATGGTTTGGCGCAGGAAAGATTAATTCGCCAAGCTTTAAAGGAAGCGCGGGTAGAACCGACGCAAATTCAATATGTAGAAGCCCACGGAACCGGAACTTCTCTCGGCGATCCGATTGAAGTGTTGGCTTTAGAAAGAGTTTTAGGTCAAGGTCGTTCAGCCGAAGAAGCCTTAGCCATCGGTTCAGTGAAAACCAACTTTGGTCATTTGGAAGCCGCTGCTGGTGTAGCTAGCTTGATGAAAGTTGTTCTTTCCTTATCTAATCGCCAAATTCCTCCGCACCTGCATTTTCAAAATCCTAACCCCCACATTCCTTGGGGAAAACTGCCGATTGTGGTGCCGACGGCGCTTACTCCTTGGTCAGCTAAAGAAGGACAACGGTTTGCAGGTGTCAGTTCTTTTGGGATGAGTGGGACTAATGTTCATATTATTTTAGAAGCAGCTCCTTCTGAAGAGGAGCAGGGGAGCAGGGGAGCAGGGGAGCAGGGGAGAAGTTGCAGCAACCTTTTTACAGTCTCCGCAAAAAATGAAGTTGCTCTACGTCAGTTAACACAAAGTTATCAAGAATTTCTGGAGGCGCAACCGGAGATATCTATTGATGATGTTTGTTATACAGCTAATGTGGGGCGATCGCATTTTGACCATCGGTTAGCTATTACCACAGAATCAATTGCCGAGTTGCAGCAACAACTTGCAGCTTTTAACGCAGGTAACGAAACTGCTGGAGTGCTTACAAGTCCTGTCCGCGATACACTGTCTAAAATCGCCTTTTTGTTTGCGGGACAAGGTTCTCAACAAGTCGGAATGGGTCGAGAACTCTACGCTACTCAACCGATTTTCAAAGTTGCCATTGACCAATGCGCCGATATCTTAACTCGTTTAGATGTCCCTCTGCTAGAAATTCTCTGGGGTAATTCCTCTCATCTCCTCGACCAAACCGCCTATACCCAACCTGCCATCTTCGCCATTGAATACGCCCTCGATCAATTGTGGCAATCTTGGGGAATTCAACCCGATGCTGTCTTAGGGCATAGTGTTGGAGAATACATTGCCGCTTGCGTTGCGGGAGTCTTTAGTTTAGAAGATGGGCTAAAGTTAATCGTGGCTCGTTCCCGATTCATGCAAGCTTTACCAAGTGGCGGGGCGATGGCTGCGGTGTTGGTAGATAAATCCAAACTACTAGAAGTACTGAATATTTATAAGAATGAAGTAGTAATTGCTGCCTATAATGCTCCCGGCAGCTTTACCATTGCTGGGCCGGTTGCTGCTGTGGAGTCCATTAGCCAAACCATAGCCGCCCAAGGAGGCAAAACGCAACGCCTCAGCGTCTCCCATGCCTTCCACTCGCCTTTGATGGAACCAATGCTAGGAGCGTATGCGACAATTGCCAATACAATTACCTACCACCAACCGAGAATACCACTGATTGCCAATCGCACCGGGCAAGTAGCAGGAGCGGAAATTGCTACGCCAGAATATTGGGTGCGGCATGTGCGGGAAGCTGTGCAATTTGAAGCGAGTATTCAAACGTTGCACGAGGAAAAATATGAGTTATTTGTCGAACTCAGTGCAAAGCCCACTCTCTTAGGAATGGCACGGCAATGTCTGCCAGAATCTACCGGAGTTTGGTTACCTAGCTTGCGTCCAGGACAGTCAGATTCCCACAGCTTGCTGACAAGTTTAGGGCAATTGTATGTATCTGGTGTCACAGTGGATTGGTCTGGTTGGGCAGGCAATCGGCCTAGTCGCAAAATAGTATTACCTACTTACCCTTGGCAACGTCAGCGTTACTGGCTAAAGAGCTTATCTGGAAAGCCAACTAGTAAATTGCACCCACTCGTAGACAAGCAGTTGCGATCGCCCCTTTCTAAACAAACTTTCTTTGAAACTCGCTTTAATACTGAATTAGTGCCATTTATCGCTGACCATCTAGTTTATAACGAAATAGTGGTACCGGGAGCATCTCACTTATCGCTGTTGTTGGCAGCAGCAGAATTAACATTTGGGAAACCGGGTTGTTTGTTGGAGAATATCGTTTTTCCGAAAGCGTTGGCGATCGCTAAAGGCAAAGAGCGAACTGTACAATTAGCACTGACACCTGAAGAATCAGGTAACTTAGCCGCACAAGTCTTGAGTTTTGAAAATCCCTCTCATCCTCAAGAACAGGTGAGTTGGATTGTTCATGCGATCGCTCAAGTATCGGCTAATAATACCACCCTAAAGCCTGTTTCGTGGAGTGAGATTCAAAAGCGCTGTAACCAAGAAATACCAGGCGCAGACCTTTATCAAGCGCAGTGGGAACGCCAGATTGAATTAGGAGCTAGCTTCCGTTGGCTCAACACAGTTTGGCTCGGAGAACGAGAAGCGTTAGGTTGTTTGCAAGCACCTCCGGCTGCCTTTGATGCTGCTGAATATCAATTGCATCCAGGCTTAATTGACTCATGTTTCCATTTAATTCTGGCAGCAACGGGGACAATCAACGGCGACGAGACATTTATTCCCTTGAGCATCAAACAATTCCGGTTTTTCCAACGTCCCAGCAGTGATGTGTTTTGGTGTCATGCGCGGTTGCAACACGGGACAGAATCCCAGGAAGACAAGCGAGTTGGCGACCTCTACTTATTTGACGATGCTGGACAGATAATAGCAGAAGTAATTGGCTTTGAAGCGAGAAAAGCCTCTCGTGCCGTTTTACTGAATAGTCTGCAATCGGAAGGACGAGATTCGTTATATCAAATCCACTGGCAACTGCAAGAAAATGTAGCATCTCCAGTCAACCACGAACCAGGAAATTGGTTGATTTTCACTGATGGTACAGAAAACGGGCTGGAATTAGCTCAACAGCTAGAACAGCAAGGACACTACAGTATACTTGCAGAAGTCGGAGAAATTTACCACCAGTTAGGCAGCCAACATTACCAGCTTGACCCCACAGAACCAGAACACTTCCGCCAACTGCTGCAAGATATTCCTAACTTAGATGGTGTCATTCACCTCTGGGGTTTAGCAGAAGACACAACTGAAAATTTATCCCTACAGGGTCTTGACAAAGCACAAACATTAGGTTGTGCCAGCGTTCTACATTTAGTACAGGCGCTTGTACAATCCCAGCAGCAAACTCAACCGCGCTTGTGGTTGGTGACCAGAGGTACTCAAGCTATTGATAGCAATCTCGAACCTCTACAACTGTCACAGACTACACTTTGGGGATTAGGTCGGGTAATTGCGATCGAGCATCCAGAACTAAACTGCACACGCCTTGACCTACCGCTAACTGCCACCGAAGATATTCAAATTTTGCTAGCTGAGTTATTCTCCACAGACACAGAAGACCAAATTGCCTATCGCCAAGGCAAACGATATGTAGCCCGCCTAGAACAAGTCCGCGCCCAATTTACGAAATCTCCAATCCCAGTCACATCTGAAAGTACTTACCTGATTACCGGCGGACTTGGGGCGCTCGGACTAGAAGTAGCGCAATGGCTTGCCCAGCAAGGAGCAAAGCATTTAGTGTTGGTGGGTCGCCGTTCACCTTCGACAGACGCTCAAAATGCGATCGCTCGTTTAGCAACGGCTGGGGTAGAAGTCACAATTATTACCGCAGACATCACCAATCCTCAAGAAGTCGCCCAGTGTCTCCAGCAAATTCGCTCATCTCATCCTCCTTTGCGCGGCATCATCCACGCCGCCGGGGTTTTAGATGACGGACTCCTCCTGCAACAATCTTGGGAGCGCTTTAGCCGCGTCATGGCTCCAAAAGTAGCTGGAGCATGGAATCTGCACACCTTAACTCAAGACTTGCCTTTAGATTTCTTCGTCTGTTTCTCTTCCATTGCTTCCCTCATCGGTTCAGTTGGTCAAAGCAATTATGCAGCCGCTAATGCCTTCATGGATGCCCTCGCTTCCTATCGCCGGGGATTGGGTTTACCTGGATTAACTATCAACTGGGGCCCTTGGGCAGAAACCGGAATGGCAGCTAATTTGGGAAGTAGAGAACAAGCCAGATTGAAAGACCAGGGAATCGTTCCCATTAACCCAGAACAAGGTTTGCAGGTGTTGGGAGAATTATTAACTCAGCAAATCCCGCAAGTCGGAGTAATGACAATTGATTGGTCTTTGTTTGTTAAACAGTTTTCTAGCCGAACCAATCTGAAACTGTTCGAGGTGCTAGCGCCAACCTCAACAAAAGTGAACGAGCGATCGCAATTCCTCAACCAATTAGAAGATAGCCCACCTAATACTCGTCAACAACTCCTAGCAACTCATGTCCGTTCACAAATCGCTCAAATACTCGGATGGAATTCTCCAGAAAAAGTTGAGCCTCGCCAACGATTGTTCGACTTGGGTGTAGATTCTCTGATGGCGATCGAGTTAAAGAATCGCTTGGAGTCAAGCTTAGGTTGTTCGCTACGCACAACGCTGCTGTTTGATTATCCTACACTCGAAGCACTGGTAGATTATCTCTCGCGGGAAGTACTAGCTTTAGAGTCAACCACAGCAGCAACGGTGGAAATCGCTCAAGATGATGAACTAGAAGCACTGCTTTCTGAACTAGAGCAGATGTCAGAATTTGACATCCAAAACAAATTAGTCAATTTATCCCACGCCTAA